The following proteins are encoded in a genomic region of Candidatus Dormiibacterota bacterium:
- a CDS encoding choice-of-anchor P family protein: MKSKTKHFWFGCTTFVVAIALSGWASPLQAQVTYSGRAFAAYVNLPTLGLGPQYFSDTGELPSQGGSRSAQLVDAQVPGILSAALLVARTSGANGVARSSASLVEAQLFPGNVAQVTARFVGAESEATCDGVRGSTEVAQVTFGGLALSVDPFTPNQVFTLPDPIGGPPLATLTINEQRRELGAGSRAITVNAVHLTLKSGDEVVLAGTHSDINGCPGCPPAPECEDFVTGGGWIMTGGDRANFGFNAGFKPNASSPDVSFNYIDHRTGMHMKATTITVYAEGRTKTSRHFEGAAEINGVPGYTYQIDVEDNGEPGRSTDSLTIGLSNGYRAAGHLAGGNIQLHKPCP; encoded by the coding sequence ATGAAGTCCAAGACGAAGCATTTCTGGTTCGGCTGCACGACGTTCGTCGTGGCTATTGCGCTGAGCGGCTGGGCATCTCCCCTCCAGGCTCAGGTCACTTACAGTGGCAGGGCCTTCGCGGCCTACGTCAATCTTCCCACCCTGGGCCTCGGCCCTCAGTATTTCTCCGACACGGGTGAACTGCCCTCCCAAGGCGGGTCCCGGTCAGCTCAACTCGTCGACGCTCAGGTTCCAGGTATTCTCAGCGCGGCGCTCCTGGTGGCCAGGACCAGCGGGGCCAACGGCGTGGCGCGGAGCTCGGCGTCTCTTGTGGAAGCCCAGTTGTTTCCCGGGAACGTCGCGCAGGTCACCGCGAGGTTCGTGGGAGCCGAATCGGAGGCGACCTGCGATGGGGTGCGGGGCTCAACGGAGGTGGCTCAGGTCACCTTCGGGGGCCTCGCCCTCAGCGTCGATCCCTTTACTCCGAATCAGGTGTTCACTCTTCCCGATCCGATAGGAGGGCCCCCGCTGGCCACGCTGACCATCAATGAGCAGCGGAGGGAACTGGGTGCTGGGTCCAGGGCCATCACAGTCAACGCGGTGCACCTGACCCTCAAATCCGGGGACGAGGTCGTGCTTGCCGGCACCCACAGCGACATTAACGGCTGTCCGGGCTGCCCCCCAGCTCCAGAGTGCGAGGATTTCGTCACGGGCGGCGGTTGGATCATGACCGGCGGGGACCGAGCCAACTTCGGCTTCAACGCCGGGTTCAAGCCAAACGCATCCTCCCCGGACGTTTCCTTCAATTACATCGACCACCGCACCGGGATGCATATGAAGGCGACCACCATCACGGTCTATGCAGAAGGAAGGACCAAGACGAGTCGCCACTTCGAGGGGGCCGCCGAGATCAATGGCGTGCCGGGATACACCTATCAGATTGACGTGGAGGACAACGGAGAGCCGGGACGGTCGACGGACAGTCTGACTATCGGCCTCAGCAACGGCTATCGGGCTGCTGGCCACCTGGCTGGAGGGAATATCCAGCTCCACAAACCCTGCCCGTAG